The genomic segment GCAACTAAAGTGTTACAATCAATTGCTCAGTTGCCCCTACATGTAATAAAACAAATTGCCCTACCCAAACTTCACTTtcatcgacattttttttttttaaggcaaaaataaaaaacaaaaaaacagtaaTTTTTACCTTGACTTGTATGGAAATAGAAGCTTATAAGCATTATTAATTACTCATAACATTCTTCATGCCCTATAGATACTAAACACCACCAcagatataacaacaaaaaacaaaacaacatagCCATATAGAGAATATTGCAAAATATTAATGGAAGAGTACAAACCTTTATTAGCTTGGATTTTTCATGTTGACAACAACGTTTCAAGTGTATGTACGTAAAAATGAGTGAACATTTCTATATGAAATATTATGACTATTGATATTGACCACGCTTATGGGAGTGGTAATGTTTGATCAAAgaaatattgaatttcattCGAAAAAGCAGCAGTAAACGGCAAACAAGCACAAGTAATAATGCCAACCAAATGAAAGCAGTGGGAAGTGTTCAATTAAAATGAATCATACCACATGTAAAACAAGTGTTTATTTACCGATGTAAAACAAGCAACAGAGTGAAGGCTAATTTCTTGCTAGAACACTTGAACCAAATTCAAATGAGTTTTATATGCTTCATaggaaaaaaattagtttttttcatatttcaaaaGAATTCTCAGGCGAAAGCAAAGTTAAGATAAATATCAAATAATTGAGTATCAATGTTCAAgttaattatataaaaaaaaatgttttaaatgcgTCTTAACGAAAGAGTGGATAATTACGGATAATGATTTTCAAACAATTTGAATAACACTTCATAAAAGCAATAGCAAAggcaattgttaaaaaaaactaGCACGACAACAACGGATAAAAAGGGGGGAAATTGAATATTAGAATCAATGTCACAAATGTTTACTTGAAATTGCTTTATATAGATGGAGCCAAATATAGAAATGATAATCATGGATAATGAGATAATGCATTTTTACGTCATTCGTAAGATATGTTTAgagaatttttgtaatttttagttATTCAAATAAGATCAGTAAAAAGCTTACCAATAGGAAACATTGATTTGAAATTTcagaaattaaaaaagtttatcCGCAGTGgataaaaacgaataaaaaataaaattatttaagaGTACAATATGAATCAAATAAtttcaaagtttttaaaaaagaacagttatattggtttgcccaatgTTAGTTATTTGAGGCTTTgtcaaaacatttttaaatttctgataaaaataatttaaaaaatttacgtTTTCAATTTGGATTTGTAAATGAGAGATTTTAACACTAGCATTCTTCTTTTAATTATGTTTCGTTACAACCGACAAAAGGGCGGAAAAAGGCCCAAATTGTGAATTTTAGTAGAAAAACATACTTCAAACTATCTCAAATGCATATGGCATAATTCGCAACGATTGATTTTTACAATACTTTGGTTTTGGATAAGTGGATAATATAATGGATAAAGGCCatgaatagatttttttttgttttataaaagtAACACAAAACATGTACAACTTCAGTTTAGATTTGTGAATTGGAGATTTAGGCAATTGCATTTTTCTTCTGATTGTGTTTCGTTACAACGGATAATCAAGGATAAGGGTGGATAAAAGTCTAGATTGTGAATTTTAGTAGAAAATAATACTTCAAATTATCACAAATGCATTGGAGAAGATTTAGAACAATTGATTTCcgcaatattttaatttttggtaagCGGTTAAAAACAGATACAGGCCTTtaatgtaatttgttgataaaaaataattgcaaaaacTCACAAATTCAGCTTGAGTTTGTATATGAGAAGTCTAATTActtacatttatattttttagcgTATTTCGTTACAACGGATAATAATAGAAAAGGGCGGATATCAacctacatttttttattaaaaaaaacatttcaaactTTCTCTTGCGTTTAAAAGATAATTTGCAACAAGAGATCTctctaaaatttcaatttcagatAAGCGGATACCaatgaataaaatttaaaattaaatttttgataaaacttttaaaaaaatctacgATTTGGATTTGTCCATGTCAGATTCTACCACTAATTTTCTACTTATCGACTTCGTTTTGACGGATTAAAACGGATGACAGCTTCAATAGAATAATAACGAATAACCGCTTAGGAACAATTCCTGAATCATTCGCAGCTACTACTAAGATAATAAGGCACAACaaatttcacaaatatttcAACTTTTCCTAGATGGATAATAACGTATAACAACTTTAGCTGTTTTACGCATCCACATCTAGTAGAACAGCGATAAATATAAAAATCGAGTTGAAGGACTTTATTCCTATATTTCCCAGAACAAATCTCATAAAACTACAAAACATATAACTTAAAACGTTGAACTCTTTGCAATTATCCAATCccatatgtttatttttttctattcaaTTATTATTCCTTCAGGTTCTCAACTTGATCATTTTGATTTTATATCGCATTGGTGATGGCGGCGAGTTCTTGGGTATTGGAGGCACTTGGAATTTAAATGAAGAGAAAAGTGCCGATTGTGAAATTGTGGCCTCGGGCGTAATGGTGGGCTTTTTCATTTATACCGGCTGTCATACCATTGCCTTTCTGTTTGGCACAACCAAACACAAGAGGTAAGTAGAGTGATTATAAGAAAACACACTTTGTatggaaattgaaaattaaaagttaaatatttttccagagaattATCCGATACCATTATGAATGTGGTGGGCACTTTAATGTGGGTAGCTGTAGGCGGTACTGCATTGCACTACTGGAAGGGTTACATGAAGGACAATGACTATCTGTATGTCGCCTCGGAACGCCAAGTTGGTATTGCCATGGGTGCTTTGTGTGTCATTGAGGGTGCCTTGTATCTTTTGGATACTGTACTGGCCTGCATACATTACTCCAAGGGTGATACAGACTATGTACAATAATCACAGAACTGCGCAAAAAAGCGGAGAAGAAGCGAGAGCTGCAGTTCTCGATGCTAAGGGAAAGGATAAGCAAACGATGGTTTAAGttgtatttctttattttaagtTGCTATACGAATATATTTACCGATCCATTTTTAAGATGACCTACTGGGGTGTTAAACAAACTATGCATAGGCCTAGGTGCATACaagttttaaataatttcaattgttttttatgTAAAAGTCTCTTAATAGCCCCAATATCTTATGTACAAGTTTGCCTTATGACCGCTACTATGCCATgaacattttgttattttaaatattcctcaatttattttgttttaccaCAAGCAGCCTTAAGTTCAATTtgctattgtattttttttaataaagttttaatctttttttttttagttaaacaAACGAGACTACAAATATTTGTGCTTTGTAATTGAATTTGTTTAACATTGCCCTGTGTGTATTTTAGTGTGTACAATGGCGTATTTAAATTGAGACTGATGTGTTGTTCAACATGCTGTGAGAATTTCAAACATTTGACTACTTTGAATCAAATAAGAGGAGAAGCATTGCCAAcatctttaatttttaatagaaattagACAGAATTAATTACAAAAGTCGTTAAAGTTAGAGTGAATGTGTTTGATGTTTTGCTTAGAATTTTAACTCTCAAATTCAGCGTCTTTGgctttaaaaactttaaatgtgTTCGTAGAGACATGTGGATGATGTAGAGAGCAGGTGATGTGCAAAAAGTAGAGGTAAGGCCAAAAAGCAAAGGGAAAACTCACACAATGTTAACTTTGAATGTTTTGATTATTTGAGGCATATACGAGAGAAAGGATGTTGTTTCGCATGTATCATGTAAACCCTCAGATCAATCTCGGACCTTGCGCAAGTAAAGGATGGGTTACTCCTTTCCAGAGCCATAGCCAGAGAGAGAGAATCttggaaaccaccaccatggattctgctaaatttaaataaaataaatttagttgagggcATTCTTTTATTCTACAcacaaaacttctgccaaaccagcaaaaattaaagcttctagaaccgaacaaggataaccaccgagagaccggtttatatgggagctataccaggttatagactgatttggaccttacatggcacagttgttggaagtcctaacagaacactctctgcaatatcggacaaaaactgcggcttcagtggctcaaaaagttaaaacaggagatcggtttatatgggagctatatcaggttatagaccgatttgaaccgtacttggcacattttttgaaaaagtaagtgaaccgcatgtaaaatttcagccaaaaacaaaaattgcggtttgtaagggctcaataagtcaaatcgggagatcggtttatatgggagttatatcatgttatagaccgatttggaccgcacagttattggaagccacatcagaacactatctgaaaaatttgaaccaaaaattgcagcttccagtgactcaagaagccaaatcgggagattgatgtatatgggagctatatctaaatctgaaccggtatggtccatttgcaatctccagcgacctacattaatattaagtatctgtacaaaatttcgagtggctagctttaagcgttcgaccgcaatcgtgatttcgacagacggacggacggacggatatggctagatcgactcagaacgttgagacgatcaagaatatatatactttatgggatcttaccAAATATTTCGAGAGAAGCAAGCAGAAAGAGTTAAACTTAATGCTTTTGTTTCTTTGAGAAGTGCCGGAAGAATAATACAACAACAGCAGAATAATAAGGTAAGGTAAGATAAGATAAGGTATAATAAGGTAATAATAAGTCACAGGACGAAGCAAAACATACAGGAGCAGAAGAGTAGTAGAATTTACTCAAATACTGTATCAATGCAAAGAAGTCGATTTTAGAGAAATATGCCTCCATCTAATCAAACAGAAATTGTACAGATTGAAATGTATGATTGAATATTGTATTGCATTAATAACAACATCTGTAGAATGTCTACTTATACAAAATTGATATTCCGCTTAGCTTTTTTTTAAACCTCCAGTATGAAATGGGTACTCGAGTATTGGTGTAAGACACAATCCGCCTGTCTATAGAAATCGCGCCAACTTTTTACTGTGCAGTGGCAATTGctcgaaattttaaacaaacgaTTCTTAATGATGTAGAACAGTTAATGACCCAAAACgtctcatatttagatatcacgCATGAAAGTCGATCTTCGGGCATCTGAAGGCGCAATATTTTCCCATTGAGcgaaaattgtgcacaaagacttttgttatgactttcaacctatAAAAACCGAATTCCAGAGTTGACTTGTCAAGAATCCgggggtacaattcttatctgatgtaGTTCCACCTAATAAATGTAGAtcaaataacataaaaaatctTTAGTGGAAAGTATATAGGTCAATCAATTTCGAAACAGGAAATGGTATAAAACGACTTCTGGGAGGAAGTCTATTCCGAATATTTCAGATAATCTAGAAATCCGAATTTGAGTTTGAATGCTGTCATAAAAGTTTCATCCTCTAAAATCGTCTAATGCGTTCGACTTGGCgagtatttttcattttaagtcgatcttccGACAGTCAAAAACAGCATGTGGGCAAAATAGCTTAAACCGCATAAAAAGCAATAATGCGTAAGTTTATCTGTAGTTTATCTGTTGTACGAATTACTTAAACTTaattatgaaaacaaaattttcctatttaatctttattttgaaaaatgcaGTGTAACTTGTGGGTGTTTAAAAATTCAACaatagttttaaatttcatgctAATTTTAGTTGAAAAGTACTCTGAAACACacaccaaaacaagtaaagatgggctaaagtcgggcgaagccgagcTTTGGTACCGTACACCACATTGGGTAAGTCgtcgaaactaaaattttcttaaatttgaaatgcagaatttcgaccaaaatccggaTATATTGTGGAAGTTAGTGcaaaatattgagaagatcggtgGATTATTGccttagcaaaggccttaaaagtgaaaatcgggagattagtatatatgggatctatatcttaatatgaacaGATTGCTATGAAATTTACTAGTGATCAGAAGAGACATAAGAGAAAACTTAGGGacgaattttgtgaagatcggttaacaaaataccaaattattacaaaattactcaaaattggacgaaaataaATATGATAATAATATCTAAATCCTAACAGATTTTAGCCAAGGtgaggttaggtaaggttgaaaagagggtgcagatattaatccgccccatgccactatggacatacacctcagccagtaatcggcttgttgtgcgctctaaaaactataaagtaacctctaaaaagaaaatttaagctaggaattctgtgctacttacaaaatcattaattgttttcaatactactcccctaagttggttcatgtctgatattgtggctccacctaagtaccggtatctgttgggcgcgaaatccgggcaatgacaaaggaaatgctccaacgtctcatcatcttccccgcatgtcctacacatgttatcacttgccacaccgattttacataagtgagctcgaagtcctatgtgtcccgttatgataccaatagctatactgacatccttcttgcttcctttcagtaatagcctcgtcttctctcgatctgaatccccccataggatattcgccgtcctaccgaacgtttcgctgttccacagtgttgcattcgcattcatcgcccactcccttaactcggtctgcgtcgacccgatcAAACGATGCGttcatcttcttcttacactgcaagactgttcgtgaccttaccatcctggttgttattgcccttatggcaattttactgtcgctaaagatgttcacactcgacgtcctcgcgttagcaacacaccacttcacgcattccatgatcgcccggatctccgcctgcaggaccatattatggtcaggcagtctaaaacagatctcagtccctgggttctcaatgtaaatccctaggcccactctgtcctctagctttgatctatccgtgtaacatgatcttccagatgccaattctagggttccgtcaatccaagactgtgcagatggcagcagtgcgtcgcactcgacttcaaggttcatctcaggtatccgatcggaaaccgcttcccttccttccaggtttcctatcgtcgcctcaattatattTTCTGAACCTGATCCATAcaggtccttatgttgcactttttctccatagcagtccaccaaactactgaagcgtaaataagtattggtctaatcacgctcctgcagagccagtggactatcctcggattcaggcctacGGCCCGTGTATATAgcgcccaacatttgtgagccttctctgtacgctcctgaatgctccttccaattcagtttcctgtccaagatcacacctaagtatttgaccttgtcagatatcgaatatcgaaatcgtcttattgaggaaatgtggtgcgttaaattggcccaccttcgtcttcctcgtgaacaggcatatttcagtcttctctgggtaaacattgagacttctaggtttaacccagtcatatgccatatgcaagattcttacggcccttctgcatagctcgttcggatccttaccccttagaagtattataacatagacGGGttgaaatccctcctcagtcagcatccgtaataggtcatttatggtggtcacccataggagtggcgataaaatgccccgctATATTTAGGCCATGCAACACAcagtttatccacctgttccttagcatatccaGTTTTTTTATCCAgtttctaaggaccgggtccacccggtactggtctaaggattggatcagcgtGTCAgtacgcacattgttaaaagacccatcgatgtcaatgcataccgccagtgtgtacgttttggcacgaaaggtttcttctattttatgcacaacctcgtgaagggcagtctccatagaccttcccttgacataggcgttctgtttgtatttgagcagttcggatgtcatactctttatcatggtgtccacaacacgttccatggttttaagtaggaggatgtaaggcttatgggtctgtaggcctttggtgtcgcataacttgccttgccgggcttgggtataaacaccacccttgccttctgccaggctttcggagtatatgaaagccctatgcacgctgtgaaaatttaagccagacgaggcgccagatagtctgcctctttctgtagtaacgccgaaaatattccatcaggtccgggtgacttaaatggtttaaagctccccaaggatttcttcaccataaattccgttattataaaccttcaatCAACGACATTATCCCAACATTCcggtgtctctgtgagtcccttcgtatcatGTAGAAAATGGATCAAGGAGCTATAAAGAAGTAACTGGTGCTCAAGGAATTCAGCCTACACATCGATCAGTAACGAATTATGGTGGAATGAGAAAAGCATTTTGCTTTTTATTCGATATTCTGGGAccagaaaaatcaaaaatcaaattgaGTGAAGTTTAAGTATTCGAAtcattgtatttttataaaacagGCAAAATGTACGTGTATGGGgtccagggacgtagccagaattttttcacaatcaaaaaatggcaaaaattccACCATTACCGTGCAActgatcaaaaaaaattttttattgaaattttcggtTGTAAAAATCATATCTGAAATCGTTGAAGACCTTCAAGGCTCTTGCTTTAATTGTAAAAAGTACGCAAATGAGAGAAATGGTCATTCCGCCAATTACATCAATTGTCCACACAGTGCTCCATATTTAGAGATCAAGGAGAGAGCTGCAAATTTTCGTAAGAGAAAATCACCTCCACCATCATGTAGAACTGCGCATGTCCCGGAGCAGCAACCTACCACCGGCAAAAACCCGTCCAACAACTTTAATAGTCTTCGCAATGAACGAAGTTCTTACGCAGCACAAATAAGAGATAACACTCAAAACGATCTCTTTTATATCGATGATCTCTTTTATTCTATATAAATCTCTTTTATTCTATATAAATAAAAGagttgactgactgactgatcatcgcccagcccaaacggctaaagctagaatcatgaaactttgcacgaatgacggtcttgggtcataggcacggaaaaaggctggatttggtgatatccatacgtttaggtactaaaaagtactaaatggttcatatttgctcagcgcgaacggaaagggctagaactGTGTTCTTGGGCGAAAATTAAAGAGTGTCTGGAAAAAAAAGTTTggtaaaacaattttgaaaaatcgtTCCATTagtgggagaaaacgtacgtttagtattGCAATTGGTACTAAATATTTgatactttctttttaaatttaactagagctctgaattttggaacttaggtacactttGGCAACCATACCCACCCACCATAcccactttggatacccaccacctcgggtatatatgtaaaccaccttccgtcaaaatccattgttcaattgtgtataacaaaatattggtctttaaagtagctatatctaaacataaaccgatctgaaccatatacgacacggatgtcgaaaagcctaacataagtcactatggtaaatttcagtgatatcggattataaatgtgcattctatggggcaaagacttcaaaatcgagagatcggtctatatagcagctatgtccaaatctgaacagatctaggccaaattgcagaaaattgtcgaagagcctaacgcaactcactgtcccaaatttcagcgaaagcggacaataaatgcgctttttatgggcccaaaacctatcgagatatcagtctatatggcagatatatccaaacctTTACCGATCTGAGATATATCCAAACCTttacctaagaccctaaatcggcggatcagtctatatggcagctatatacaaatctggaccaacctgggccaaattgaagaaggatgtcgatggacctaacGCGACTCACTATccgaaatttaagcaaaatcggataacaaatgtggcttttataggcctaagaccctaaatgggcggatcggtctatatcaagatatagtccgatatagcccatcttcgaacttaaccagcttaaggacaaaaaaaaagaatctgtgcaaagtttcagctcaatacctctatttctaatgactgtagtgtgatttcaacagacagacggacagacggacggacatctctagatcgtcttagatttttacgctgatcaagaatatatatactttatagggtcggaaatggatatttcgatgtgttgtaaacggaatgacaaaattatacccccatcgggtataaaagtaacaaaaaggtacgaaatgggtacaggtagaattttgaaacttGAGtcaaaagacatctggtgcaaaaggatgagggtgaaaagaagAAATGGAACAATAGTACTGGTAACAggaaaaacgtacgtttagtatcgCAATTTGTGGCATTTGACACTTTCGTTacagatagagctagaggtctgaaatttggcatgcgggTACAACCATGAaaaatataatgggtgactCTTATATGTTAACAATTCACAAATTTTGGTACTAATATCGGTACcctttggtactttctgtgcagacggagctagaggtctaaaatttggcatgtagataaaacttagaaatatatgctGGACGACGAAATGATTTTGTCACAATTCGTATATTTTGATACctaaattggtactttctttatagaatgagctagaggtctaagatttggcatgtaggtgcaactaaaaaataaatgatgggtgactaaatgatctatacaaa from the Stomoxys calcitrans chromosome 1, idStoCalc2.1, whole genome shotgun sequence genome contains:
- the LOC131998517 gene encoding protein snakeskin, with the protein product MVSVETIGSIFIKALKLVLNLIILILYRIGDGGEFLGIGGTWNLNEEKSADCEIVASGVMVGFFIYTGCHTIAFLFGTTKHKRELSDTIMNVVGTLMWVAVGGTALHYWKGYMKDNDYLYVASERQVGIAMGALCVIEGALYLLDTVLACIHYSKGDTDYVQ